The Deinococcus sonorensis KR-87 genome includes a window with the following:
- a CDS encoding glycerol-3-phosphate acyltransferase: MSSLPVSAAVLLGSYLIGSLVMGVLYSRLRGTDIRDKDLPGASGTFRQYGAAAGATVMVLDFVKGMVAVGLARYFAPDAMWLAVFGVVLGHCYPVYFRFNGGAGVAPFGGAFLVASPIAAIPTYVLALALIPVYKRTLQPRLKMNAVPAVSVAMLPIGIVFSLLFGGLVSFLAGGVVMVLRGLQMLRSPEREA; the protein is encoded by the coding sequence GTGTCCTCCTTGCCCGTTTCTGCTGCCGTCCTGCTGGGTTCGTACCTGATCGGCTCCCTGGTGATGGGTGTGCTGTATTCCCGTCTGCGCGGCACCGATATCCGCGACAAGGACCTGCCAGGGGCCAGCGGCACCTTTCGTCAGTACGGGGCCGCCGCCGGGGCGACCGTGATGGTGCTGGACTTCGTGAAGGGCATGGTGGCGGTGGGACTCGCCCGATATTTTGCGCCGGACGCGATGTGGCTGGCGGTGTTCGGGGTGGTGCTGGGCCACTGCTACCCCGTGTATTTCCGCTTCAATGGCGGCGCGGGCGTGGCTCCCTTCGGCGGCGCGTTCCTGGTGGCCTCGCCCATCGCGGCCATTCCGACCTACGTGCTGGCGCTGGCGCTGATTCCGGTGTACAAACGTACGCTGCAACCGCGTCTGAAGATGAACGCGGTGCCGGCGGTCTCGGTGGCGATGCTGCCGATCGGCATCGTGTTCTCGCTGCTGTTCGGCGGACTCGTCAGCTTTCTGGCCGGAGGTGTGGTGATGGTGCTGCGGGGCCTGCAGATGCTGCGCTCGCCGGAGCGGGAGGCATGA
- a CDS encoding MotA/TolQ/ExbB proton channel family protein, translated as MNLLNLLTAAGPLLWVLVALSVYVVYLAVLRFQVLGRLGASAEATIQRVRANTAESGPQAALAELDRSGARMPAAVVARAGLSRADRGPEAAQAAMNAAVLAEDARLYAGLSALGTAAQVGPLLGLLGTVIGMVRSFLVFSQTTSPTTEQLATGISEALINTAGGLIVAVVAYVARNMLRTRADRIATSMERVREELPSWLVRPQRPAPTTPLEFDFAPRVRP; from the coding sequence CTGAATCTCCTGAATCTGCTGACGGCAGCCGGTCCCCTGCTGTGGGTGCTGGTGGCCCTCTCGGTCTACGTCGTCTATCTGGCCGTGCTGCGGTTTCAGGTGCTGGGCCGGCTGGGCGCGAGCGCCGAAGCCACCATTCAGCGCGTGCGCGCCAACACGGCCGAGAGCGGGCCGCAGGCGGCCCTGGCCGAACTGGACCGCAGCGGCGCCCGGATGCCGGCCGCCGTTGTCGCGCGCGCCGGCCTGAGCCGCGCCGACCGGGGGCCGGAAGCGGCCCAGGCGGCCATGAACGCGGCGGTGCTGGCCGAGGATGCGCGGCTGTACGCCGGCCTCAGCGCGCTGGGCACGGCGGCGCAGGTGGGACCGCTGCTGGGCCTGCTCGGCACGGTCATCGGCATGGTGCGCTCGTTTCTGGTGTTCTCCCAGACCACCAGCCCCACCACCGAGCAGCTCGCCACCGGCATCAGCGAGGCGCTGATCAACACGGCGGGCGGCCTGATCGTGGCGGTGGTGGCCTACGTGGCGCGCAACATGCTGCGCACCCGCGCCGACCGGATTGCGACCAGCATGGAACGGGTGCGCGAGGAGCTGCCCAGCTGGCTGGTGCGGCCGCAGCGCCCGGCCCCGACCACGCCGCTGGAGTTCGACTTCGCGCCGAGGGTGCGGCCTTGA
- a CDS encoding VOC family protein — protein sequence MKLNHINLGVTDVPATVDLFQQHFGLRPAGEGMPMNDRMAFLRDDAGSLISVFRAPDVTYPKVFHIGFMQDTPEQVRAMHAQLTGAGFEIPEPHENNGRLTFYFNTPGGFVLEVESFFG from the coding sequence TTGAAACTCAACCACATCAATCTGGGTGTCACTGACGTTCCCGCCACCGTGGACCTGTTCCAGCAGCACTTCGGCCTGCGGCCGGCCGGGGAGGGCATGCCCATGAACGACCGCATGGCCTTCCTGCGCGACGATGCCGGATCACTGATCTCGGTGTTCCGCGCCCCGGACGTGACCTACCCCAAGGTGTTCCACATCGGCTTCATGCAGGACACGCCCGAGCAGGTGCGGGCCATGCACGCCCAGCTGACCGGCGCAGGCTTCGAGATTCCCGAGCCGCACGAGAACAACGGCCGGCTGACCTTCTACTTCAACACGCCGGGCGGCTTCGTGCTGGAAGTCGAATCGTTCTTCGGCTGA
- the sufC gene encoding Fe-S cluster assembly ATPase SufC codes for MSEHQPHTLEIRNLHATVGDLPILKGINLTVPRGELHAVMGPNGNGKSTLAKVIVGDPEYTVTEGEVLVDGVNILELEPDERARLGVFLAFQYPVEIPGVTIANFLRLAMQARKAEGEEVSFTEFYGKLTAALKTLEWDESIVERYLNEGFSGGEKKRNEILQMLMLDPRYIIMDETDSGLDVDALKIVAKGVNSIRGPELGGLIITHYQRLLDYIVPDKVHIIVNGRVVQSGGPELAKKLDTQGYDWVKELAAGA; via the coding sequence ATGAGCGAACACCAGCCCCACACCCTTGAAATCCGCAACCTGCATGCCACGGTCGGCGACCTGCCGATCCTGAAGGGCATCAACCTGACGGTGCCGCGCGGCGAGCTGCATGCCGTGATGGGGCCGAACGGCAACGGCAAGAGCACGCTGGCCAAGGTGATCGTGGGCGACCCCGAGTACACCGTGACCGAGGGCGAGGTGCTGGTGGACGGCGTGAACATCCTGGAGCTGGAGCCGGACGAGCGCGCCCGCCTGGGGGTGTTCTTGGCCTTCCAGTACCCGGTCGAGATTCCCGGTGTGACCATCGCCAACTTCCTGCGCCTCGCCATGCAGGCCCGCAAGGCCGAGGGCGAGGAGGTCAGCTTCACCGAGTTCTACGGCAAGCTGACCGCCGCCCTCAAGACGCTCGAGTGGGACGAGAGCATCGTGGAGCGCTACCTCAACGAGGGCTTTTCCGGCGGCGAGAAGAAGCGCAACGAGATTCTTCAGATGCTGATGCTCGACCCGCGCTACATCATCATGGACGAGACCGACTCGGGCCTAGACGTGGACGCGCTCAAGATCGTGGCCAAGGGTGTCAACAGCATCCGTGGGCCGGAGCTGGGCGGGCTGATCATCACCCACTACCAGCGCCTGCTGGACTACATCGTGCCGGACAAGGTGCACATCATCGTCAACGGCCGCGTGGTGCAGAGCGGCGGCCCGGAGCTGGCCAAGAAGCTCGACACCCAGGGCTACGACTGGGTCAAGGAACTGGCGGCCGGCGCCTGA
- the sufD gene encoding Fe-S cluster assembly protein SufD, with translation MTQPFTEDLITQAGGPEWLTAKRKEGLTLFNSLDVPHEGVEAWKYTRVDVDFASLRPHGKRDVVQDITALPASVQKRLTSTDVGAYLVLDGPDVVYRTELPAELSAKGVIFTDLRSAVEQHGDKVQQYLYSVVPAEVPDDTTIAAPGTTPSKSPDPSEGKFSALAAALWTNGAFVYVPRGVDVELPLGSFRVMSEAGTYTATRTLVVAEENASVTFIDEQDSEALPGTYAIGAVELVLKQAARVRYVSIQNWGEGVTHIQRQRGDVGRDATLNSLVVTMGGTLSRTEMQSYLRGQGSDSEMLALYFANKDQHFDHYTLQHHAAPNAHSDLLYKGVGDDASVGVFSGMIKVDLGAQKTDAYQKHRTLMLSSDARNYSVPQLEINANDVRCSHGSTTGPVDQEQLFFLRSRGIRQELAEKMLVTAFLEDVLTRVPLRSVVEYIEGIIAEKVGAA, from the coding sequence ATGACCCAACCCTTCACGGAAGACCTGATCACCCAGGCGGGCGGCCCCGAGTGGCTGACCGCCAAGCGCAAGGAGGGCCTGACCCTCTTCAACAGCCTGGACGTGCCGCATGAGGGCGTCGAGGCCTGGAAGTACACCCGCGTGGACGTGGACTTCGCCTCGCTGCGCCCACACGGGAAGCGTGACGTGGTGCAGGACATCACGGCGCTGCCGGCCAGCGTGCAGAAGCGCCTGACCAGCACCGACGTGGGTGCCTACCTGGTGCTGGACGGCCCGGACGTGGTGTACCGCACCGAACTGCCGGCCGAACTGAGCGCGAAGGGCGTGATCTTCACCGACCTGCGCTCAGCGGTGGAGCAGCACGGCGACAAGGTGCAGCAGTACCTGTACAGCGTGGTCCCGGCCGAAGTGCCGGACGACACCACCATCGCCGCGCCCGGCACCACCCCCAGCAAGAGCCCGGACCCCAGCGAGGGCAAGTTCAGCGCGCTGGCAGCGGCGTTGTGGACCAACGGCGCTTTTGTGTACGTGCCGCGCGGTGTGGACGTGGAGCTGCCCCTGGGGTCGTTCCGGGTGATGAGCGAGGCCGGCACCTACACCGCCACCCGCACCCTGGTGGTGGCCGAGGAGAACGCCAGCGTCACCTTCATCGACGAGCAGGACAGCGAGGCGCTGCCCGGCACCTACGCCATCGGCGCGGTGGAACTGGTGCTGAAGCAGGCGGCGCGGGTACGCTACGTCAGCATCCAGAACTGGGGCGAGGGCGTGACGCACATCCAGCGCCAGCGTGGCGACGTGGGCCGTGACGCCACCCTCAACAGCCTGGTGGTCACCATGGGCGGCACGCTCAGCCGCACCGAGATGCAGAGTTACCTGCGCGGCCAGGGCTCCGACAGCGAGATGCTGGCTCTGTACTTCGCCAACAAGGACCAGCACTTCGATCACTACACCCTGCAGCACCATGCCGCCCCCAACGCGCACAGCGACCTGCTGTACAAGGGCGTGGGCGACGACGCCTCGGTGGGCGTGTTCAGCGGCATGATCAAGGTGGATCTGGGCGCCCAGAAGACCGACGCCTACCAGAAGCACCGCACCCTGATGCTGTCGAGCGACGCGCGCAACTACAGCGTGCCGCAGCTGGAGATCAACGCCAACGATGTGCGCTGCAGCCACGGCAGCACCACCGGCCCGGTGGACCAGGAGCAGCTGTTCTTCCTGCGCTCGCGCGGCATTCGTCAGGAGCTGGCCGAGAAGATGCTGGTCACGGCCTTCCTGGAAGACGTCCTGACCCGCGTGCCGCTGCGCAGCGTGGTGGAGTACATCGAGGGCATCATCGCGGAGAAGGTCGGCGCGGCCTGA
- the sufB gene encoding Fe-S cluster assembly protein SufB, which translates to MTVNPEASNINTEYEFGWSNPENYAIKAPKGLSREVVEMISKAKDEPQWMLDFRLKALDIFYAKPMPEWGADLSGLNLDEIYYYIKPEGFNARSWDDVPDDVKQTFERLGIPEAERKALAGVGAQYESEMVYHNLKDEWEKLGVVFLSIEDGLKQYPDLFREHFATIVPPQDNKFAAINSAVWSGGSFVYVPKGVKVDIPLQTYFRINAESSGQFERTLIIVDEGAQAHYIEGCTAPTYASDSFHSGVIEIVVKEGARFRYSTIQNWSHNVYNLVTQRAAVYGNGVMEWVDGNLGSKVTMKYPACYLMEEGARGEVLSIAMAGRGQHQDAGAKIVHFAAHTSGTIVSKSISKDSGRSSYRGLVKIYEGATGAKTNVECDALLLDDEARTDTYPYIEIEEKTARVGHEATVSKINDEQILYLQSRGLSEDQAAGLIVRGFIEPIAKELPLEYAVELNRLIELEMEGSVG; encoded by the coding sequence ATGACCGTTAATCCTGAAGCGTCCAACATCAATACCGAGTACGAGTTCGGCTGGAGCAATCCCGAGAACTACGCGATCAAGGCGCCCAAGGGCCTGAGCCGCGAGGTCGTCGAGATGATCTCGAAGGCCAAGGACGAGCCGCAGTGGATGCTGGACTTCCGGCTCAAGGCGCTGGACATCTTCTACGCCAAGCCGATGCCCGAGTGGGGCGCGGACCTCTCGGGCCTGAACCTCGACGAGATCTACTACTACATCAAGCCCGAAGGCTTTAACGCCCGCAGCTGGGACGACGTGCCGGACGACGTGAAGCAGACCTTCGAGCGGCTGGGCATTCCGGAGGCCGAGCGCAAGGCGCTGGCCGGCGTGGGCGCGCAGTACGAGTCCGAGATGGTGTACCACAACCTCAAGGACGAGTGGGAGAAGCTGGGCGTGGTGTTCCTGAGCATCGAGGACGGCCTGAAGCAGTACCCGGACCTGTTCCGCGAGCACTTCGCCACGATCGTGCCGCCGCAGGACAACAAGTTCGCGGCCATCAACAGCGCCGTGTGGTCCGGTGGGTCGTTCGTGTACGTGCCGAAGGGCGTCAAGGTGGACATTCCGCTGCAGACCTACTTCCGCATCAACGCGGAGAGCAGCGGCCAGTTCGAGCGCACCCTGATCATCGTGGATGAAGGCGCCCAGGCGCACTACATCGAGGGCTGCACCGCCCCCACCTACGCCTCCGACAGCTTCCACTCGGGCGTCATCGAGATCGTCGTGAAGGAGGGGGCCCGCTTCCGCTACAGCACCATCCAGAACTGGAGCCACAACGTCTACAACCTCGTGACCCAGCGCGCCGCCGTGTACGGCAACGGCGTGATGGAGTGGGTGGACGGCAACCTCGGCAGCAAGGTCACCATGAAGTACCCGGCCTGCTACCTGATGGAAGAGGGCGCGCGCGGCGAGGTGCTGAGTATCGCCATGGCCGGCCGTGGCCAGCACCAGGACGCCGGCGCCAAGATCGTGCACTTCGCGGCGCACACCAGCGGCACCATCGTCAGCAAGAGCATCAGCAAGGACAGCGGCCGCAGCAGCTACCGCGGCCTGGTCAAGATCTACGAGGGGGCCACCGGCGCCAAGACCAACGTGGAGTGCGACGCCCTGCTGCTGGACGACGAGGCCCGCACCGACACCTACCCCTACATCGAGATCGAGGAGAAGACCGCGCGGGTGGGCCATGAGGCCACCGTGTCCAAGATCAACGACGAGCAGATCCTGTACCTGCAGAGCCGTGGGCTGAGCGAGGACCAGGCCGCCGGGCTGATCGTGCGCGGCTTCATCGAGCCGATCGCCAAGGAACTGCCGCTGGAGTACGCGGTGGAACTGAACCGCCTGATCGAACTGGAGATGGAAGGCAGCGTCGGGTAA
- a CDS encoding TMEM175 family protein has product MTKNRLEAFSDGVLAIVITIMVLELRRPEGHSWADLLQLWPVLLSYLISFVFVGIYWTNHHHLMHTVQRVSGGVLWANLHLLFWLSLLPFVTDWAGESHFAPVPMMVYAADALLCALAYSLLVRTIIRTDHNNHLLQDAIGSDLKGNLSLVGYVVALLTPLLGQVGVMVSGGCLILVALMWLIPDRRIERAIEGTGRP; this is encoded by the coding sequence ATGACCAAAAACAGACTGGAAGCGTTCTCGGACGGGGTACTGGCCATCGTCATCACCATCATGGTGCTGGAACTGAGGCGGCCTGAGGGCCACAGCTGGGCGGACCTGCTGCAGCTGTGGCCGGTGCTGCTCAGCTATCTGATCAGTTTCGTGTTTGTGGGCATCTACTGGACCAACCACCATCACCTGATGCATACCGTGCAGCGCGTCAGCGGCGGCGTGTTGTGGGCCAACCTGCACCTGCTGTTCTGGCTGTCGCTGCTGCCGTTCGTCACGGACTGGGCGGGCGAGTCCCACTTCGCGCCGGTGCCGATGATGGTGTACGCCGCCGACGCCCTGCTGTGCGCCCTGGCCTACTCCCTGCTGGTTCGCACCATCATCCGGACTGACCACAACAACCACCTGCTCCAGGACGCCATCGGCAGCGATCTGAAAGGCAACCTCTCGCTGGTGGGGTACGTGGTGGCATTGCTGACACCGCTGCTGGGCCAGGTGGGCGTGATGGTCTCGGGGGGCTGCCTGATCCTGGTGGCCCTGATGTGGCTCATCCCGGACCGCCGCATCGAGCGGGCCATCGAGGGCACCGGCCGCCCCTGA
- a CDS encoding ExbD/TolR family protein, translated as MRRRYREDSPIAFDFAPMVDIVLLLLIFFMLTSNLASRNNALPLDLPRASTTVQETPNLPLVSVDASGKVYLNGKATTLTRLGAQLKPLLASSGGLVGLRADEKGSYGTVVGVMDVIKRAGGERLALGTRQP; from the coding sequence ATGCGGCGTAGGTACCGGGAAGACTCGCCCATTGCCTTCGATTTCGCGCCGATGGTGGACATCGTGCTGCTGCTGCTGATCTTTTTCATGCTGACCAGCAACCTCGCCTCGCGCAACAACGCCCTGCCGCTGGACCTGCCGCGCGCCAGCACCACCGTGCAGGAAACGCCCAACCTGCCGCTGGTCAGCGTGGACGCCTCCGGCAAGGTCTACCTGAACGGCAAGGCCACCACGCTGACCCGGCTGGGCGCCCAGCTCAAGCCGCTGCTGGCCAGCAGCGGCGGGCTGGTGGGCCTGCGCGCCGACGAGAAGGGCAGCTACGGCACCGTGGTGGGCGTGATGGACGTCATCAAACGTGCAGGAGGAGAGCGGCTTGCGCTCGGTACCCGTCAGCCCTGA
- a CDS encoding 4-(cytidine 5'-diphospho)-2-C-methyl-D-erythritol kinase, whose protein sequence is MTRYFAPAKINLGLSVLDQRSDGYHSLHSLMVPLSIGDELEVRAADQLTLQVEGAALSAGPDNLVYRAARAYLDAAGLQQGAEIVLHKQLPLASGLGGGSSDAATTLMALARLYPAGVDLRPLAERLGADVPFFLLGQAALAEGIGERLTPLAVQRLQVVLVNPGVAVSAADAYRWLDEEEGYTPPLDLDRMLASFGQLEQPGEAGQAPILNALQPPVSARHPEIAEALTALREAGLHAPLMSGSGSTCFALAASADQALTAAEQLARQYPAWWIQAAHTVSSPLIQGL, encoded by the coding sequence GTGACCCGTTATTTTGCCCCTGCCAAGATCAACCTGGGCCTGAGTGTGCTGGACCAGCGCTCGGACGGCTACCACTCGCTGCACAGCCTGATGGTGCCGCTGAGCATCGGTGACGAACTGGAGGTCCGGGCCGCCGACCAGCTGACCCTGCAGGTGGAGGGAGCCGCGCTGAGCGCCGGACCGGACAATCTGGTGTACCGGGCGGCCCGGGCCTACCTGGACGCGGCCGGTCTGCAGCAGGGCGCCGAGATCGTGCTGCACAAGCAGCTGCCGCTGGCATCCGGGCTGGGCGGCGGCAGCAGCGACGCGGCCACCACCCTGATGGCCCTGGCGCGGCTGTACCCGGCGGGTGTGGACCTGAGGCCGCTGGCCGAGCGACTCGGCGCGGACGTACCGTTCTTTCTGCTGGGTCAGGCGGCCCTCGCCGAAGGCATCGGTGAGCGCCTGACCCCGCTGGCGGTGCAGCGGCTGCAGGTGGTGCTGGTGAACCCGGGCGTGGCGGTGAGTGCCGCCGACGCCTACCGCTGGCTGGACGAGGAGGAGGGGTACACCCCCCCGCTGGATCTGGACCGGATGCTGGCCAGCTTCGGGCAGCTGGAGCAGCCGGGCGAGGCCGGACAGGCCCCCATCCTCAATGCCCTGCAGCCGCCCGTCAGCGCCCGACATCCGGAGATCGCGGAGGCCCTGACGGCGCTCCGAGAAGCTGGCCTGCACGCCCCCCTGATGAGCGGCTCCGGCAGCACCTGCTTTGCCCTGGCCGCCAGCGCCGATCAGGCGCTGACGGCGGCCGAGCAGCTGGCCCGCCAGTATCCGGCGTGGTGGATCCAGGCCGCCCACACCGTCTCCTCCCCGCTGATTCAGGGGTTGTAG
- a CDS encoding stalk domain-containing protein, translating to MRFLVFFLSLFALLPWASAISSVQLQATTDQTAAYRNGDSYTFQNPPRVVKGRTMLPLRETAALLAQDIGGDAQQLQLGRLTLDLRSNQAALGGSLQADGSVTNLGGVLYISARLLADALNANLGFSDDSRTLTLTALPPGGNPMAPQARFSTDKSTYAPGERVVYTEYAFDPDGSDLVNRRWTGRQDVYFTPGQYTVTLQVTNARGLQSAPYARTITVTGASVDTPLGYALKYAGPGDTFADSNVLKYPALTAQPVSSAANYPLIFSDSPEAPASSGVLYQDSVAGRVRLLAYHVNAQPGPARLYVVARNLESRPVELRTDRLGETAPTRVEGLLGQVTLMDYFASSGGQSVIVGAGESVAVYASPTLSSGSGVNVMQDLSTTGRVELTFVMLDDGLPPTAQVVQQLPYLQPDGRHQRGTFPNAVRPLRVNLSQLPARLVIGDGQVDPALTGTDVLTGQAQRLMGNYGVLYSIEVQGARDVAVALSPRGGLYRGAMNVQDGPITQAIKLPRSGTASLPDQPTLLWRAESNTINLDFVPASGSALPISLVFYRAAAPDAFGGIIKRYNP from the coding sequence GTGCGTTTCCTCGTGTTCTTCCTCAGTCTTTTCGCGCTGCTGCCCTGGGCCAGCGCCATCAGTTCGGTCCAGCTCCAGGCGACCACCGACCAGACCGCTGCCTACCGCAACGGAGACAGCTACACCTTCCAGAACCCGCCGCGTGTGGTCAAGGGCCGCACCATGCTGCCGCTGCGCGAGACGGCGGCCCTGCTCGCGCAGGACATCGGCGGCGACGCCCAGCAGCTGCAGCTGGGCCGCCTGACCCTGGACCTGCGCAGCAACCAGGCCGCGCTGGGTGGCAGCCTGCAGGCGGACGGCAGCGTGACGAACCTGGGCGGCGTGCTGTACATCAGCGCCCGGCTGCTGGCCGACGCGCTGAATGCCAACCTCGGCTTCAGCGACGACAGCCGGACCCTCACCCTCACCGCCCTGCCCCCCGGCGGCAACCCGATGGCGCCGCAGGCCCGCTTCAGTACCGACAAGAGCACCTACGCGCCGGGGGAGCGGGTGGTCTACACCGAGTACGCCTTCGATCCGGACGGCTCGGACCTCGTCAACCGGCGCTGGACCGGCCGGCAGGACGTGTACTTCACGCCGGGCCAGTACACCGTGACGCTGCAGGTGACCAACGCCCGGGGCCTGCAGAGCGCGCCCTACGCCCGCACCATCACCGTGACCGGGGCCAGCGTGGATACCCCGCTCGGCTACGCCCTGAAGTACGCCGGCCCTGGCGACACCTTCGCCGACAGCAACGTGCTGAAGTATCCGGCCCTGACGGCCCAGCCGGTCAGCTCGGCGGCCAACTACCCGCTGATCTTCAGTGACAGCCCGGAAGCGCCCGCCAGCAGCGGGGTGCTGTATCAGGACTCGGTGGCGGGGCGGGTGCGGCTGCTGGCCTACCACGTCAACGCGCAGCCGGGTCCGGCCCGGCTGTATGTGGTGGCGCGCAACCTCGAAAGCCGACCGGTGGAGCTGCGGACCGACCGGCTGGGCGAGACGGCCCCTACCCGCGTGGAGGGCCTGCTGGGGCAGGTGACGCTGATGGACTACTTCGCCTCCAGCGGCGGCCAGAGCGTCATCGTGGGGGCGGGGGAGAGCGTGGCGGTGTACGCCAGCCCCACCCTCAGCAGCGGCAGCGGCGTGAACGTGATGCAGGACCTCAGCACCACCGGCCGGGTGGAACTGACCTTCGTGATGCTGGACGACGGCCTGCCGCCCACCGCCCAGGTGGTGCAGCAGCTGCCGTACCTGCAGCCGGACGGCCGCCACCAGCGCGGCACCTTCCCCAACGCGGTGCGGCCCCTGCGCGTGAACCTGTCGCAGCTGCCGGCCCGGCTGGTGATCGGGGACGGGCAGGTGGACCCGGCGCTGACCGGCACCGACGTGCTGACCGGTCAGGCTCAGCGGCTGATGGGCAACTACGGCGTGCTGTACAGCATCGAGGTGCAGGGGGCCCGCGACGTGGCCGTGGCGCTCAGCCCGCGCGGCGGCCTGTACCGGGGCGCTATGAATGTGCAGGACGGCCCGATCACCCAGGCGATCAAGCTGCCGCGCAGCGGCACGGCCAGCCTGCCGGACCAGCCCACCCTGCTGTGGCGCGCCGAATCCAACACCATCAACCTGGACTTTGTGCCGGCCAGCGGCAGCGCCCTGCCGATCAGTCTGGTGTTCTACCGGGCGGCGGCGCCGGACGCCTTCGGCGGCATTATCAAGCGCTACAACCCCTGA